In the genome of Doryrhamphus excisus isolate RoL2022-K1 chromosome 11, RoL_Dexc_1.0, whole genome shotgun sequence, the window GCCTTCTGTCCTGATTGGTGGCCAAGCCCAGTACAAACTTCTGACTACAGCTTTGGCCATGCGACTGATCGACCGCGGCTACGTGTTCATCCCGTACGATACCCTGCTCTACTCGCTTCCATACAACAACGCCTTCTACTACGCCCTCGGCAATGACACCAGGCTCAGGAAAGCTTACGACGGGGTGCTGACCATCACCATGGACTCTGGAGAACGTAATTTCCATCAGGCTTTCAAAGACGCTCAGGACAATTATGAAATTCACAGCACCTCCTCACCAGAGAACGTGAGAACATCTGTCTCGTTGTGCATCCATTTCAGGAAGTGCACAtcatctgtctttttttttttttacaggtttcTCCGTTCTTTGGCACCATCTACAATATGATGTACTACATAGCCATGGCCGTTGAACATGCCCGCGCGAAAAGCGGCCGCTGGGTCACCGGGGAGATCCTCAGCAGCAACGAGGGAGGCTTTGAATTTGAGGGCTTCAATCAGTACTTGAGGGCAGGTAGAAACGGGGAAGGCATGCAAGGTCGTTACGTGGTTCTGGACTACAGCGGCATGGGCAACACCCTCTACTCCACTCATCTTCTGGAGGCTGCACACACAGACGGCAAAATGGGAAGCTTGAAATATCTTGgcagatccatccattttgcagGAAGCACTCCTTATAAGGACTCCAGTTGTTGGTTCAGTTCTTATTTTGCCTGCACTGGAGGTCAGTGATTATGCGGGATCATCACGGTATGTCTTCCAGCAGCATCACCTCAGGGCTCTTCTCTTCCCGTAGGAATGGACTCGGCTTctcttttccttctttttctcGTTTTCTCTATGGTGGTTGGGGGTGCTGTAAACATCTTCATACATTTCAAGTATGTAaagtatataaattatatatatacgtatatatatatatacgtatatatatatatatatatatataaagtatataaatggacaatttggatcgCATTCAGTACACTTGTGTGTCATGTTTCCATTCCATCTGTCTATCCAGGAGGAGCGGCAGAGTTGGATTTACCTTTGGAGGTGGTGGCACATCCACCAAAGTGGTCCTGACTCTGGATGACTTGGTCTTCATCAACACACAAATCAGCAAACGGGTGAGTTCTCAGTCAGGAAAGATATCTGAAAAAGTAGTAGAGTAAGTaagtaattgtaatggttttatttcatttcaacatgcatcagattacaattgaatgcatcacataatcagttcagtgGTGCCAAACGACTTCTCTCCATgtgagagcttttcttcctgccacAATAAATGTGTCCGAAAGAGTTGGGCATGCTATGAAACAGCAGCTGATAATGTTAAGATGACGATGATCACTGAAGTGGAGTCATCAAGCAACTGTCGAGCAACCTTGGTTATCATCATTAATCTGTTACAGAAGGCCCGACTCATactgaaacgtactctaaccaaatcaagttgcaaatgcatataaatgaagaATGAAAGGCGACAACAGCAAGATCCACATAGACACCATCTTCATATTTTGTACGTAGTCATTTCTTGAGTTGAGTAGCGTTTCAAGTGCCGGCCCTTGGAAcgttctttggctccattttggattattttgtagCCTTGATcaataagaaaagcagagacttgtggtGTAATTGGATGTCTGGGTTTACAGTGCCAAATATGTTTCCTTGCCCAAGAGCTaatatttccatccattttctatgccgcttatcgtcgcggaagtatgctggagcctatcccagctgacttcaggcaagaccctggactggtttacATGGCAATCGCAGACaataaacaatcattcacacttgcATTCATACCTTGTAGTCGCCAATCTTCCTGATCTGTGTttgacacatgctaaccactcatccatcgtGCGGCTAGAGACTAAGATTGATCAATCAAAAACACTTTGGGGAAACACCAAACAAACAAGACTTGATGGATGGTGTAGAAGACGCTGACCTCAACAACATTCGCGTTTGGCATGAGCTACAGCACAAATTGTGAGAGAGGCCAGCGTCCTTTGACCACAATAAAGTTCTAAATTCCCACCAACACACGAGTTTATTTTTATAGCTCTTAATCACAAAAAAGCCTCAAAGGACTTCATGTAGACTTCCCAACTGCAAAACAGGATCAGCAGCTGTCATGCCAAGGTGTCCTAATACTTTTTACATATGTACGCTAATAACCTGTAAATGATGTGCTTTGTTTGATGTGTTATTGGGAGCAGAAGCTGAATGACGAGAGCATCCTGAAAAGTCAACTGGACATGAAGACGCCCCATCACTCAGTGTCTGGTCGCAGTTACATGGCGTCCACACCAGACAGCTCCAATGTTGCTGTGTTTGAGGTGAAGTGGACACACCagtcctgtttgtgtgtgttgtctttttAATAAACAGATGTCAATCAATGCTCCCTACATGTCCTCTAGGGGGATTGGGTTTGGTTGAAGAAAGGCCCACCTGGAGCCGTATCATGCGTCAGTGGCAGCACCGAGTCAGTCTTCACCAAGGTGTGTTTTGTAGGAAAGTTGTGTATTGGAATGTTGTTCTGATTGTGTTACTAACTAACCTGCAGCTCAGAGACATGAGGCATGAGAACCTCAATCTATTCCTGGGACTGTTCTTTGACTCTGGAATCTTCGGGGTGGTGACGGAACACTGCTCCAGAGGGAGCTTGGAGGACCTACTCACCAACGAGGATGTGCGTCTTGACTGGATGTTCAAGTCGTCCCTGCTGATGGATCTCATCCGggtattgtagaaataaaatatatataatattggcGTGCATGATTCACCCACTGGGTCCTAACAGGGCATGAAGTACCTACACAACCGTGGCATCATACACGGACGTCTCAAATCCAGAAACTGCGTGGTGGACGGTCGCTTTGTGCTGAAGGTGACTGATTATGGCTTCAATGAAATTCTGCTTGCCCAAAACATCAACGTAGATTCGGAAAAGCCTGAAGGTGAGGTGAAGATTGAGTCATCCATGACCAGTAGTAAATACATAactttaatataaaattaaatttaaaattgcaTAAAAAGATCTGTTCTGGACCGCTCCTGAGCTACTGCGAAATTCAACCATGAGGAAAAGGGGCACCTTTCAAGGAGATGTCTACAGTTTTTCCATCATTGCGCAAGAGATTATTTCCCGCTCTGCACCTTTCTGTATGATGGACATGCCACCCAAAGGTGAGTTTGATAGCATTAGCTTTATTTCAGTAGCGAGCATGACACTGTCTTTGTTAaccatatgtattttatatttcatagaGCTGTAATTAAAATGTGATTGTCATTGTGGTTTTAAATACACCTGTAGTTCGTCTCTAATACTtttctaatatttatatattaatatatatgtgtatgtatatatacatatattaaactaatataatatattagatAATGTTTACTTAtctaatatttctaataataatttgtgtgtgtttttattcttgCATTGGAAAAATGATAATGAGTcacaaattctgcctagcaacaagcgcATGTGTGActgggaaataaaaaatattggagCAATtcaaataagttaaaaatgcattttaattgtgATGTTTTATGATGatacacaacaaaaacactttcTAAAATCAGAGTACTGTATATTGATAGATAATATTTACTTAtctaatatttctaataataatttgtgtgtgtttttattcttgCATTGGAAAAATGATAATGGGTcacaaattctgcctagcaacaagcgcATGTGTGACcgggaaataaaaaatattgggGCAATTCAAAGaagttaaaaatgcattttaattgtgATGTTTTATGATGAATGATACACagcaaaacactttttaaaatcaGAGCACtgtatattgataaatattcaACAGTAAATCTGCACGTGCATCTGAATTGatattgcttgtgtgtgtgtgtgtgtgtgtgtgttggcagaGATTATCAGCAAGGTCAAAGAGCCCCCTCCTTTGTGTCGGCCCACTGTATCTGTGGATGAGGCCCCACTGGATGTCATCCAGATCATGAAGCAGGCCTGGAGCGAAGAACCTGACAAGAGGCCCACATTTCAAGACATTTTTAAACAGGTAACCACATATAGAAAAAGAAAACCCCACATCTAATGGAAATTCCAACAGTACATGAAGGTCACCTTATctttgtgtgtgcttgtgtgtgtatgcatagtTTAAAAGCATCTCCAAAGGCAAGAAAACCAATATTATCGACTCAATGCTGCGCATGTTAGAGCAATATTCTTCCAACTTGGAGGATCTGATCAGGGAGAGGACAGAGGAGTTGGAGGTAGAGAGACAAAAGACGGACGCCCTGGTGGCTCAGATGTTGCCCAAGTAAGTTGACACACCACACAGCACCACTTTGACTATTGTGTACACCTTTTAGACCAacactgtttacagtgttacacaatgaaactttttattatgggggggaggggggagtaataaatccaaacctacatggtcctgtgtgaaaatgtgattaccccctaaacctaataactggttgggccaccaacaacagcagcaacaactgcaatcaagcgtttgtggtaacttgcaatgagttttttttttcttttggcccgctcatctttgcagaattgttgtcattcagtca includes:
- the gucy2d gene encoding retinal guanylyl cyclase 1; this encodes MASHRDPRFLHNLSYHPRWQQDCLKLRRKRHLWTNNGGDCSLFNSLFMPPALLKPQLPLSPVQHFKSRQVSWLLIPLLLILSLPCQAWATTFKVALVGPWTCDLLYSKALPDLAARLAVARINKDPYLNKGYWYDYTLINEDCKSSRALARFAELEGYGAAFLGPANPAYCTSAALYAKEWDVGILSWSCLKPNMREGGVYPTFLRPQPLSSHVLFTVLRYFRWAHVAIISEDSDIWEATGHELASSLRALGLPVKPVATMGADSDGPRRALTKIKDTDRVRVVIMCMPSVLIGGQAQYKLLTTALAMRLIDRGYVFIPYDTLLYSLPYNNAFYYALGNDTRLRKAYDGVLTITMDSGERNFHQAFKDAQDNYEIHSTSSPENVSPFFGTIYNMMYYIAMAVEHARAKSGRWVTGEILSSNEGGFEFEGFNQYLRAGRNGEGMQGRYVVLDYSGMGNTLYSTHLLEAAHTDGKMGSLKYLGRSIHFAGSTPYKDSSCWFSSYFACTGGMDSASLFLLFLVFSMVVGGAVNIFIHFKRSGRVGFTFGGGGTSTKVVLTLDDLVFINTQISKRKLNDESILKSQLDMKTPHHSVSGRSYMASTPDSSNVAVFEGDWVWLKKGPPGAVSCVSGSTESVFTKLRDMRHENLNLFLGLFFDSGIFGVVTEHCSRGSLEDLLTNEDVRLDWMFKSSLLMDLIRGMKYLHNRGIIHGRLKSRNCVVDGRFVLKVTDYGFNEILLAQNINVDSEKPEDLFWTAPELLRNSTMRKRGTFQGDVYSFSIIAQEIISRSAPFCMMDMPPKEIISKVKEPPPLCRPTVSVDEAPLDVIQIMKQAWSEEPDKRPTFQDIFKQFKSISKGKKTNIIDSMLRMLEQYSSNLEDLIRERTEELEVERQKTDALVAQMLPKSVAQALKTGKPVKPEHFNEVTLYFSDIVGFTTISALSEPIEVVDLLNDLYTLFDAIIGLHDVYKVETIGDAYMVASGVPNRNGNRHAAEMANMSLDILHCIGTFKMRHMPELKVRIRIGLHSGPVVAGVVGLTMPRYCLFGDTVNTASRMESTGLPYRIHVNRSTVDVLNGLNLGYKIDVRGLTELKGKGIEHTYWLVGREDFKKPLPIPPDMQGGSNHGIGLDEIPPDRRQKFLDRQKKMG